One Streptomyces hundungensis DNA segment encodes these proteins:
- a CDS encoding thioesterase II family protein: MRSDSDRWAPVLRRAAGPRRIRLICFPYAGGGPDLFRSWAEGLDAGVELVAVRLPGRGPRLRETMYENWDSLLAETFDALSAAGLLDSPHAFYGHSFGARLAYEMAHLAASAHPGATRRLFVSGSRSPNAPQARPYLHELPGDRYLDAVRAMGGTPAEILDSPMMMRLFLPTMRADMRLAELWDDRHGAPGVDVPLTALYGREDPVDGYAAMRDWKLYTSGDCEVVELPGGHFFLDTHRDRLLETINARLEGSR, encoded by the coding sequence GTGCGGTCCGACAGCGATCGATGGGCGCCGGTCCTGCGGCGCGCGGCGGGCCCCCGCCGCATCCGGCTGATCTGCTTCCCCTACGCGGGAGGCGGCCCCGACCTCTTCAGGAGCTGGGCCGAGGGCCTGGACGCCGGGGTCGAACTGGTCGCTGTCAGGCTGCCCGGCCGGGGCCCCCGGCTGCGCGAGACGATGTACGAGAACTGGGACTCCTTGCTCGCGGAGACCTTCGACGCGCTCTCCGCGGCCGGGTTGCTCGACTCGCCCCACGCCTTCTACGGACACAGCTTCGGCGCCCGACTGGCTTACGAAATGGCTCACTTGGCCGCGTCGGCACACCCCGGCGCCACCCGGCGCCTGTTCGTGTCCGGCAGCCGCAGCCCCAACGCGCCGCAGGCCCGCCCGTACCTCCACGAACTGCCGGGGGACCGCTACCTCGACGCGGTGCGCGCCATGGGCGGCACACCCGCCGAGATCCTGGACAGCCCGATGATGATGCGGCTGTTCCTGCCGACGATGCGCGCCGACATGAGGCTCGCCGAGCTGTGGGACGACCGCCACGGCGCGCCGGGTGTTGACGTTCCCCTCACCGCCCTCTACGGGCGCGAGGACCCGGTCGACGGGTACGCCGCCATGCGCGACTGGAAGCTCTACACCAGCGGCGACTGTGAGGTGGTGGAGCTGCCCGGAGGCCACTTCTTCCTCGACACCCACCGGGACCGACTGCTGGAAACGATCAACGCGCGGCTGGAGGGATCCCGATGA
- a CDS encoding amino acid adenylation domain-containing protein, with the protein MTAPHHPTPTPTALAAHRALNHGTATAFPELGVKELFEQQAARRPAATALVHPGGRLDYRTLDGLANDLATRMREAGVRPGDTVTVLITRSAELIIALLATVKCGAAYLPADASWPDGRLRALLERTDGRHVLTRASEADRIAVRLPGRHMIPVDLTSLTIRQETPPYRGSPDDIAYINFTSGSTGAPKGVPIRHRSIVRLVHGARYARLDHDTVLLQLAPASFDAATFEIWGALLNGGTCVLYPEHFVRLSRLGKVLAEHRVNVLFLTTALFNTVVDEAPDILAGVTTVLTGGEAHSLTHMAAALRRYGPDRIVSVYGPTECTTFATYHPVRTLPPDETSLPIGRPIQNTRAYVVHDGRLCEPGETGEVLLAGPGLTPGYLGASETSARHFTELDLDGEPRRLYRTGDRAFLSERGHLVFQGRLDDQVKVHGYRIELGEISYHLDAHHAVRQSFVTTRPNAQGGQELIAFVVPDTDEREPEAFRAHLRALLPPYMVPADLRLCAQLPLTATGKVDRHALLATLDNRPVAAGAAS; encoded by the coding sequence ATGACCGCACCGCACCACCCGACGCCGACACCCACGGCACTGGCAGCCCACCGGGCGCTCAACCACGGTACGGCCACCGCCTTTCCGGAGCTCGGCGTCAAGGAACTGTTCGAGCAACAGGCGGCCCGCCGACCCGCGGCCACCGCGCTCGTTCACCCCGGCGGCCGGCTCGACTACCGCACCCTGGACGGACTGGCCAACGACCTCGCGACACGTATGCGGGAGGCAGGCGTCCGCCCCGGCGACACCGTCACCGTGCTCATCACCCGCTCCGCGGAGCTCATCATCGCCCTGCTGGCCACCGTCAAATGCGGAGCCGCCTACCTCCCCGCCGACGCGTCCTGGCCCGACGGACGGCTGCGCGCCCTGCTGGAGCGCACCGACGGCCGCCATGTCCTGACCCGGGCCTCCGAGGCCGACAGGATCGCCGTCCGGCTGCCGGGACGACACATGATCCCGGTCGACCTGACATCGCTGACAATCCGTCAAGAAACGCCCCCGTACCGCGGATCCCCGGACGACATCGCCTACATCAACTTCACCTCCGGCTCCACCGGCGCTCCCAAAGGCGTACCGATCAGACACCGGAGCATCGTCCGGCTCGTCCACGGCGCCCGCTACGCGCGACTGGACCACGACACCGTCCTGCTCCAGCTGGCACCCGCCTCGTTCGACGCGGCCACCTTCGAGATCTGGGGCGCCCTGTTGAACGGCGGCACCTGTGTGCTGTACCCGGAGCACTTCGTCCGCCTCAGCCGGCTGGGCAAGGTGCTGGCCGAGCACCGGGTGAACGTCCTCTTCCTCACCACCGCCCTGTTCAACACGGTCGTGGACGAGGCCCCGGACATCCTGGCCGGCGTCACCACGGTCCTGACCGGCGGCGAGGCACACTCCCTGACCCATATGGCCGCCGCCCTGCGACGGTACGGACCCGACCGGATCGTCAGCGTCTACGGACCCACCGAGTGCACCACCTTCGCCACCTACCACCCCGTCCGCACGCTCCCCCCGGACGAGACCAGCCTCCCCATCGGCCGACCCATCCAGAACACCCGCGCCTATGTGGTCCACGACGGGCGCCTGTGCGAGCCCGGCGAGACCGGCGAGGTCCTGCTCGCCGGACCCGGCCTCACCCCCGGCTACCTCGGGGCGTCCGAGACCAGCGCCCGCCACTTCACCGAACTCGACCTCGACGGCGAACCGCGGCGCCTGTACCGCACCGGCGACCGCGCGTTCCTGTCCGAGCGGGGCCACCTGGTGTTCCAGGGCCGCCTCGACGACCAGGTCAAGGTCCACGGCTACCGCATCGAACTGGGCGAGATCTCCTACCACTTGGACGCCCACCACGCCGTACGCCAGAGCTTCGTGACCACCCGGCCCAACGCACAGGGCGGCCAGGAACTCATCGCCTTCGTCGTGCCGGACACGGACGAGCGCGAACCCGAAGCATTTCGGGCGCACTTGAGGGCTCTCCTGCCTCCCTACATGGTCCCGGCCGATCTGCGGCTGTGCGCGCAACTCCCGCTGACCGCCACCGGCAAGGTCGACCGGCACGCCCTGCTCGCCACCCTGGACAACCGTCCCGTCGCCGCGGGAGCGGCGTCATGA
- a CDS encoding acyl-CoA dehydrogenase family protein yields the protein MSTSLPDRDLASEFPFLTAEHDAFRLQVRERLAECVLPHADAWEERRRVGAEGWKALGAAGLLEIGHTGEDFLRSAVLLEELGGSGYAGIRAAVGVHAYMALSYLLMFGSAEQRAAHLPPAYRGERVTALAISEPDAGSDLRDLRTYAAPRGDGENAGFLLDGHKSYVANGTGAGLLVVLARTRLPAPGSGPERGLTGASMLLVDAESPGITRRPQPMLGWRSADLATITFEGVELPADAVLGRRDRALTQLMRALDFERLVAGLLAVGGARHTLRLVDAHVRSRRIKGVPLGTHQSVRHRLGELYGEFDMVRRYAYHAAWLHTRGRLDTRTASVLKLRATELALSAAQACSQLHGAQGYLEDSAAARVHRDATAGTIAAGASELMRDMIYEAH from the coding sequence ATGAGCACCTCCCTTCCCGACCGGGACCTGGCGAGTGAATTCCCCTTCCTCACCGCCGAACACGACGCCTTCCGCCTCCAGGTGCGGGAGCGGCTCGCCGAGTGCGTGCTGCCCCACGCCGACGCGTGGGAGGAGCGGCGCCGGGTGGGAGCCGAGGGCTGGAAGGCGCTCGGCGCGGCAGGTCTGCTGGAGATCGGGCACACGGGCGAGGACTTCCTGCGCAGCGCCGTCCTCCTGGAAGAGCTGGGAGGGAGCGGCTACGCGGGTATTCGGGCCGCCGTAGGAGTCCATGCCTACATGGCGCTCTCCTACCTCCTCATGTTCGGCTCGGCCGAGCAGCGAGCGGCCCATCTGCCGCCCGCCTACCGGGGCGAGCGCGTGACCGCGCTGGCCATCAGCGAACCCGACGCGGGCTCCGACCTCCGTGACCTGCGCACCTACGCCGCCCCCAGGGGCGACGGCGAGAACGCGGGGTTCTTACTCGACGGCCACAAGAGCTATGTCGCCAACGGCACCGGCGCCGGCCTGCTCGTCGTGCTCGCCCGCACCCGTCTGCCCGCCCCCGGCTCCGGCCCCGAACGAGGGCTGACCGGAGCGAGCATGCTGCTCGTCGACGCCGAAAGCCCGGGCATCACCCGGCGCCCCCAGCCGATGCTCGGCTGGCGCTCCGCCGACCTGGCCACGATCACCTTCGAGGGCGTCGAACTGCCCGCGGACGCGGTCCTCGGCCGACGCGACCGGGCCCTCACCCAGCTGATGCGCGCCCTCGACTTCGAACGTCTGGTGGCGGGCCTGCTGGCGGTCGGCGGCGCGCGCCACACCCTGCGCCTGGTCGACGCCCATGTCCGCTCCCGCCGCATCAAGGGCGTGCCCCTGGGGACACACCAGTCCGTGCGGCACCGACTGGGCGAGCTGTACGGCGAGTTCGACATGGTGCGCCGCTACGCCTACCACGCGGCATGGCTGCACACCCGGGGGCGGCTCGACACGCGTACGGCGTCGGTGCTGAAACTGCGCGCCACCGAACTGGCCCTCTCCGCGGCCCAGGCCTGCTCCCAACTCCACGGCGCGCAGGGCTACTTGGAGGATTCAGCGGCGGCGCGCGTGCACCGCGACGCGACGGCGGGAACGATCGCGGCCGGAGCCAGCGAGCTGATGCGCGACATGATCTACGAGGCGCACTGA
- a CDS encoding YihY/virulence factor BrkB family protein, which translates to MVKRLRGELRATGVALWDDNVSDFAAALTYYAVLALVPALLVTVSIIGLAAPRATDRLIDELTSYAPAQSASALRGALREMTTAQSGVWVLVVTGTASALWSAASYLAVFRRALHAMHRLPDSRPALRTAHTIVATALLLLALLLTGSAAIVLSGPLDHRAAALLGLDSLGTWSMLRWPIVLGVVTVLLLVLFRTGPREARGIRRGLPGGVVAVVLWCAASAGFTLYADHFASYTRLYGSLAGIVVFLIWLWFTNLSLLAGAQFNAVRCRDRTC; encoded by the coding sequence ATGGTGAAGCGACTCCGTGGTGAGCTGCGTGCGACAGGGGTGGCGCTGTGGGACGACAACGTGTCCGACTTCGCAGCCGCACTGACCTACTACGCCGTCCTGGCCCTGGTTCCCGCCCTCCTGGTCACGGTCTCAATCATCGGGCTGGCCGCCCCGCGGGCGACGGACCGTCTGATCGACGAGCTCACGTCGTACGCCCCCGCGCAGTCCGCGAGCGCCCTGCGCGGCGCGCTGCGCGAGATGACCACCGCGCAATCCGGGGTGTGGGTGCTGGTGGTGACCGGGACGGCGAGCGCCCTGTGGTCGGCGGCGAGCTACCTGGCGGTCTTCCGCCGGGCGCTGCACGCCATGCATCGCCTCCCGGACAGCAGGCCGGCCCTGCGCACCGCACACACCATCGTGGCCACCGCACTCCTCCTGCTCGCCCTCCTCCTCACCGGCTCGGCCGCGATCGTGCTGTCGGGACCGCTCGACCACCGGGCGGCAGCCCTGCTCGGTCTGGACAGCCTGGGAACGTGGTCCATGCTGCGCTGGCCGATCGTGCTGGGGGTCGTCACGGTCCTGCTCCTCGTGCTGTTCCGCACAGGCCCGCGCGAGGCACGCGGCATACGCCGAGGACTGCCGGGAGGCGTCGTCGCGGTAGTGCTGTGGTGCGCGGCATCCGCCGGATTCACGCTCTACGCCGACCACTTCGCCTCGTACACCCGCCTGTACGGTTCACTGGCCGGCATCGTGGTGTTCCTCATCTGGCTGTGGTTCACCAACCTGTCGCTGCTCGCGGGAGCCCAGTTCAACGCCGTACGCTGCCGCGATCGCACGTGTTGA
- a CDS encoding cation:proton antiporter produces MAHEPTTAPLSSAPPGSDLGHGRNDRRGEVAPASTPRHRQGTAITVTAVLPLLLIAGSALAMPGTDVAAAAASGPKLGAAGHSLLAVAVVLTAAHLGGALARRLGQPPVVGEICAGLALGPSLLGNLAPGAMGWLFPRGTLGPLDGLAQLGLILFMFGVGQELAGMRLRGAATRALLVSQSSVLVPFALGALVAVPLAARYAGPRGHGVAFVLFVGCALSITAFPVLARLLSDLGISRTEPGRLSLFAAAIGDGAGWLVLAGILATAHGSDPTMVLVNAAATMAVVALFLGPVKRLLARWASRKGGGADSGIVLVVGVASAAALTAVLGVHQLIGALLVGLVWPKNRTGPVVEGLTGTAKTVLLPFFFFGFGLTADLSALTWDGTTVLVFLGLLALATVGKVAGPGLCAWLTGMPRRPALVLGVLLNARGLTELIVIQIGYDAGIIDARMLAILTLVALGTTIMTSPLLRLLKAAGTGERGAASPLATAEARPKEYASRD; encoded by the coding sequence ATGGCCCACGAACCCACCACCGCCCCGCTGTCGTCCGCGCCCCCGGGATCCGACCTCGGCCATGGCCGCAACGACCGCCGAGGCGAAGTGGCCCCCGCGTCGACGCCCAGGCATCGCCAGGGGACGGCGATCACCGTGACCGCCGTCCTGCCGCTCCTCCTCATCGCCGGCAGCGCCCTGGCCATGCCCGGCACGGACGTGGCCGCCGCTGCCGCCTCGGGGCCGAAGCTCGGCGCGGCCGGGCACTCCCTGCTCGCCGTCGCCGTCGTGCTGACCGCCGCCCACCTCGGGGGCGCGCTCGCCCGCCGCCTCGGCCAGCCCCCGGTGGTAGGCGAGATCTGCGCGGGCCTAGCCCTCGGGCCCTCCCTCCTGGGCAACCTGGCACCCGGCGCCATGGGCTGGCTCTTCCCGCGCGGCACGCTCGGACCCCTCGACGGACTGGCCCAACTCGGCCTGATCCTCTTCATGTTCGGGGTGGGCCAGGAGCTCGCCGGAATGCGGCTGCGCGGCGCGGCGACCCGGGCCCTCCTGGTCAGCCAGTCCTCCGTCCTCGTCCCGTTCGCCCTCGGAGCGCTCGTCGCCGTGCCCCTGGCGGCGCGTTACGCGGGTCCCCGCGGGCACGGCGTCGCCTTCGTCCTGTTCGTCGGCTGCGCACTGAGCATCACCGCGTTCCCCGTCCTCGCCCGGCTCCTGTCCGACCTCGGCATCTCCCGTACCGAACCGGGACGCCTGAGTCTGTTCGCGGCGGCGATCGGTGACGGGGCGGGGTGGCTGGTCCTCGCGGGGATCCTGGCCACCGCCCACGGCTCCGACCCCACCATGGTGCTGGTCAACGCCGCCGCCACGATGGCGGTGGTGGCCCTGTTCCTCGGACCGGTCAAGCGGCTGCTGGCCCGGTGGGCCTCCCGGAAGGGGGGCGGGGCCGACTCGGGCATCGTCCTTGTGGTCGGGGTCGCCTCGGCGGCGGCGCTCACGGCCGTGCTCGGCGTGCACCAGCTGATCGGGGCGCTCCTGGTCGGGCTCGTCTGGCCGAAGAACCGGACCGGGCCCGTCGTGGAAGGCCTGACCGGCACCGCGAAGACAGTGCTGCTGCCGTTCTTCTTCTTCGGCTTCGGCCTCACCGCCGACCTCAGCGCCCTGACCTGGGACGGCACGACGGTCCTGGTCTTCCTCGGGCTGCTGGCCCTGGCCACGGTCGGCAAGGTCGCGGGCCCCGGCCTGTGCGCATGGCTCACCGGTATGCCGCGGCGCCCGGCGCTGGTCCTCGGCGTCCTGCTCAACGCCCGCGGCCTGACCGAACTCATCGTCATCCAGATCGGTTACGACGCCGGGATCATCGACGCCCGGATGCTCGCCATCCTCACCCTCGTCGCCCTCGGCACCACCATCATGACCAGCCCGCTCCTGCGCCTGCTCAAAGCCGCGGGCACCGGGGAGCGGGGCGCTGCTTCGCCGCTCGCCACGGCAGAAGCACGGCCCAAGGAGTACGCGTCCCGAGATTGA